The following coding sequences lie in one Egibacteraceae bacterium genomic window:
- a CDS encoding 3-oxoacyl-ACP reductase family protein produces the protein MKLSGRVALVTGASRGIGRAIASALAAEGAAVAVNYRSRQSEADEVVREIEDGGGKAIAVGGDVADYEAAGRIVEETIGGLGGLHVLVNNAGIARDALIFNMEPEDWLDVMKVNFGGVFNCTKAVMSHFMAQRDGVIVNISSVMGERGWTGESNYAASKAAVNAFTRCASLELARFGIRVNAVLPGFAPTDLVAGLVERDGGKGIKKQLPMRALGKVEEIANVATFLAGPDSSYMTGTLVPVDGGAQAVLGLGRPD, from the coding sequence ATGAAGCTGTCAGGTCGGGTCGCCCTGGTCACCGGGGCATCGCGTGGGATCGGGCGGGCCATCGCGTCGGCGCTCGCGGCGGAGGGTGCGGCGGTGGCGGTCAACTACCGCTCCCGTCAATCCGAGGCCGACGAGGTCGTGCGCGAGATCGAGGATGGCGGAGGCAAGGCGATCGCGGTCGGCGGCGACGTGGCCGACTACGAGGCGGCCGGCCGCATCGTCGAGGAGACCATCGGCGGGCTCGGCGGGTTGCACGTGCTCGTGAACAACGCGGGAATCGCTCGCGACGCGCTGATCTTCAACATGGAGCCCGAGGACTGGCTCGACGTCATGAAGGTCAACTTCGGCGGCGTGTTCAACTGCACGAAGGCCGTCATGTCCCACTTCATGGCGCAGCGAGACGGCGTCATCGTCAACATCTCCTCGGTCATGGGCGAACGCGGATGGACCGGCGAGTCGAACTACGCCGCCTCCAAAGCCGCGGTCAACGCTTTCACCCGGTGCGCCTCCCTCGAGCTCGCGCGCTTCGGCATCCGCGTGAACGCGGTCCTGCCCGGCTTCGCCCCCACGGACCTCGTCGCCGGCCTCGTCGAGCGTGACGGCGGCAAGGGCATCAAGAAGCAGCTGCCGATGCGCGCGCTCGGCAAGGTCGAGGAGATCGCCAACGTCGCGACCTTCCTCGCCGGACCCGACTCGAGCTACATGACCGGCACCCTGGTCCCCGTCGACGGTGGCGCACAGGCGGTGCTGGGCCTCGGCCGGCCGGACTAG
- a CDS encoding phosphopantetheine-binding protein: MTQLTKDKISSEVQTAVAEALALEDDEVTLDATLMDELGAESIDLLDILFRLERSLGVKIQASDLADHLQGGIPDEEFSDENEIINDRGLAQLKTAMPQIDTDELSGNLKAEDVINLFTVQNLVDMVAARAETSAG, encoded by the coding sequence ATGACGCAGTTGACGAAAGACAAGATCAGCAGCGAGGTGCAGACGGCCGTGGCCGAGGCGCTCGCCCTCGAGGACGACGAGGTGACACTGGACGCCACCCTGATGGACGAGCTCGGCGCCGAGTCGATCGACCTGCTCGACATCCTGTTCCGGCTCGAACGGTCCCTCGGTGTGAAGATCCAGGCCTCGGACCTGGCCGACCACCTCCAGGGCGGCATCCCCGACGAGGAGTTCTCCGACGAGAACGAGATCATCAACGATCGCGGTCTGGCCCAGCTGAAGACCGCCATGCCGCAGATCGACACCGACGAGCTGTCGGGCAACCTCAAGGCCGAGGACGTCATCAACCTGTTCACGGTCCAGAACCTGGTGGACATGGTCGCGGCCCGTGCCGAAACCTCCGCCGGCTGA
- the acpS gene encoding holo-ACP synthase, which translates to MPKPPPAEGEQASPTIRVGIDIVSIGRVERLLSEQPAVTQRVFTDRELEGLGGRRRVQRLAGRFAAKEAVLKAFGTGLGPRMNWTDVEITSEPGGRPRVRLGGAVAAAARRGGLASVDVSVAHTGDLAVAHAIAVYPR; encoded by the coding sequence GTGCCGAAACCTCCGCCGGCTGAGGGCGAGCAGGCCAGTCCGACCATTCGGGTCGGCATCGACATCGTCAGCATCGGTCGGGTCGAGCGCTTGCTGAGCGAGCAGCCCGCCGTCACGCAACGGGTGTTCACCGATCGCGAGCTCGAAGGCCTCGGCGGTCGTCGGCGGGTCCAACGGTTGGCCGGGCGCTTCGCCGCGAAGGAGGCGGTGCTGAAGGCCTTCGGCACCGGCCTCGGCCCGAGGATGAACTGGACCGACGTGGAGATCACGAGCGAACCGGGTGGCCGACCCAGGGTGCGCCTGGGCGGGGCGGTGGCGGCGGCGGCACGACGCGGCGGGCTCGCGTCCGTGGACGTCTCCGTGGCGCACACCGGCGATCTCGCCGTCGCCCACGCCATCGCGGTCTACCCGCGCTGA
- a CDS encoding beta-ketoacyl-[acyl-carrier-protein] synthase family protein, protein MKRVAITGIGAVTPLGNDAKTTWAGLIEGRSGVTRISTFDPEGFPVRIAGTVTDFELDPSYADESMRRHLSRSASFGLAAAAEALDSAGLADAYPPASRGVSVASSVGRPELQEVSDILEEYARTEGRRVPRQSPSSVLLRDQNVGALAISRYGDCQGPMVNISTACAGAVHAIGEGFRLVQEGDASMVVTGGYDALTTWMDVLGFALLGALTTEYEDEPERASRPFSADRAGFVIGEGSVMVVLEDLDGARGRGAPILAELAGYGSSMNAYRITDAPSDGKGPDAAMAAALRESGLDATDIHYIAGHGTGTAGNDLCETVAIKTVFGPHAYDLAISSTKSMAGHLTSGAGGLGLLATMGAVREHVVPPTINLETPDPKLDLDYVPNTARPMRVDAALVNAFAFGGTNAALVVRRSDPDDVEG, encoded by the coding sequence ATGAAGCGGGTGGCGATCACCGGGATCGGTGCGGTCACGCCGCTCGGCAACGACGCCAAGACGACCTGGGCGGGGCTGATCGAGGGTCGCAGCGGCGTCACCCGGATCAGCACGTTCGACCCCGAGGGCTTCCCCGTGCGCATCGCCGGGACCGTGACCGACTTCGAGCTGGACCCGAGCTACGCCGACGAGAGCATGCGACGCCACCTGTCCCGCTCGGCGTCGTTCGGCCTGGCGGCCGCCGCCGAGGCGCTCGACTCCGCCGGGCTCGCCGACGCCTACCCGCCCGCGAGCCGCGGCGTGTCGGTCGCCAGCAGCGTGGGCCGACCGGAGCTGCAAGAGGTCAGCGACATCCTCGAGGAGTACGCCCGCACCGAGGGACGGCGGGTCCCGAGACAGTCGCCGTCCAGCGTCTTGCTGCGCGACCAGAACGTGGGCGCCCTGGCCATCAGCCGCTACGGTGACTGCCAGGGTCCGATGGTGAACATCAGCACGGCCTGCGCCGGCGCGGTGCACGCGATCGGCGAGGGCTTCCGCCTGGTCCAGGAGGGCGACGCGAGCATGGTCGTCACCGGTGGGTACGACGCCCTGACGACGTGGATGGACGTGTTGGGCTTCGCCCTCCTGGGGGCCCTGACGACCGAGTATGAGGACGAGCCGGAGCGCGCGTCACGGCCCTTCAGCGCCGACCGGGCCGGCTTCGTGATCGGCGAGGGGTCCGTCATGGTCGTGCTCGAGGACCTCGACGGCGCCCGCGGGCGGGGCGCACCCATCCTCGCCGAGCTCGCCGGATACGGCAGCAGCATGAACGCCTACCGGATCACCGACGCGCCGTCGGACGGCAAGGGACCGGACGCCGCCATGGCCGCGGCCCTGCGGGAGTCGGGTCTCGACGCCACCGACATCCACTACATCGCCGGTCACGGCACGGGAACCGCGGGCAACGACCTCTGCGAGACCGTCGCGATCAAGACGGTCTTCGGGCCGCACGCGTACGACCTGGCGATCAGCTCCACGAAGTCGATGGCGGGCCACCTCACGTCTGGGGCCGGCGGTCTCGGGCTCCTGGCGACGATGGGCGCGGTGCGCGAACACGTCGTCCCCCCGACGATCAACCTGGAGACGCCCGACCCGAAGCTGGACCTCGACTACGTCCCGAACACGGCCAGGCCGATGCGCGTCGACGCGGCGCTCGTCAACGCCTTCGCCTTCGGCGGCACCAACGCGGCGCTGGTCGTCCGCCGGTCCGACCCCGACGACGTGGAAGGTTGA
- a CDS encoding beta-ketoacyl-[acyl-carrier-protein] synthase family protein — MRDVVVTGVGVLTALGVGAEATWSGLVEGRSGIGPLEGFDASTLHTRIGAEISDFDPTAFAERRSLRLMTRNEQFATAAAKLAVADAGADLTTIDPLRTAAFLGGNKEISNPMKVADAILASRGPDGVATMARLATDGVKQFHPLFYVEGLQAGALFYVSEAFGMKGANAYFHGTADSGMTAIGRAFRAVRRGEADVAVAGGFDEAVSWWSMAKMDGLGVLSTRNDLGAEAFRPYDRDRSGSVLGEGAAVVVLETAEQAKARDANVYAKVVGFGGGNDAEGLLTPNPEGRGLVNAVRAALRDAGDDLGAIDYVATHGAATRLGDPSETLALRTALGAAADDVMASSIKPATGHLVAAAGALNVAVAALAVRHGVVPPTLNLTDPDRHCDLDWVPGSARETPVNGALALARGLEGQNVALALRAV; from the coding sequence GTGAGAGACGTCGTCGTCACGGGCGTCGGCGTGCTCACCGCCCTCGGCGTCGGCGCGGAGGCGACGTGGAGCGGTCTCGTGGAGGGGCGCAGCGGGATCGGGCCGCTCGAAGGGTTCGACGCGTCGACCCTGCACACGCGCATCGGTGCCGAGATTTCCGACTTCGACCCCACGGCGTTCGCCGAGCGGCGTTCGCTGCGGCTCATGACCCGCAACGAGCAGTTCGCCACCGCCGCCGCCAAGCTCGCCGTCGCGGACGCGGGGGCCGACCTGACCACCATCGACCCCTTGCGCACGGCGGCCTTCCTCGGTGGCAACAAGGAGATCTCCAACCCGATGAAGGTCGCCGACGCGATCCTCGCCTCACGCGGCCCCGACGGCGTGGCGACGATGGCCCGGCTGGCAACCGACGGTGTCAAGCAGTTCCACCCGTTGTTCTACGTCGAGGGCCTGCAGGCAGGGGCGCTGTTCTACGTCTCGGAGGCGTTCGGGATGAAGGGCGCCAACGCCTACTTCCACGGCACCGCGGACTCGGGGATGACCGCGATCGGGCGGGCCTTCCGCGCCGTCCGCCGCGGCGAGGCGGACGTCGCCGTCGCCGGGGGGTTCGACGAAGCGGTCTCCTGGTGGTCGATGGCCAAGATGGACGGGCTCGGGGTGCTTTCCACCCGCAACGACCTCGGCGCCGAGGCCTTCCGGCCCTACGACCGCGACCGCAGCGGCTCGGTGCTCGGCGAGGGAGCGGCCGTCGTCGTGCTGGAGACCGCCGAGCAGGCCAAGGCCCGCGACGCCAACGTGTACGCCAAGGTCGTGGGCTTCGGCGGGGGCAACGACGCGGAAGGCCTGCTGACCCCCAATCCCGAAGGCCGTGGTCTGGTCAACGCGGTCCGTGCCGCCCTGCGCGACGCCGGCGACGACCTCGGCGCGATCGACTACGTGGCCACGCACGGGGCCGCGACCCGGCTGGGCGACCCGAGCGAGACGCTCGCCCTGCGCACGGCCCTCGGTGCGGCCGCAGACGACGTGATGGCGAGCAGCATCAAGCCGGCCACCGGCCACCTCGTCGCGGCGGCCGGCGCACTCAACGTCGCCGTGGCGGCGCTGGCGGTCCGCCACGGTGTGGTGCCGCCGACGCTCAACCTCACGGACCCGGACCGCCACTGCGACCTCGACTGGGTCCCCGGGTCGGCGCGCGAGACCCCGGTCAACGGCGCCCTCGCGCTCGCGCGCGGCCTCGAGGGCCAGAACGTCGCGCTCGCCTTGCGGGCGGTGTGA
- a CDS encoding beta-ketoacyl-[acyl-carrier-protein] synthase family protein, whose protein sequence is MATETSHPVRVMVAGLGAVTSQGATQASFWDGVKNGRVAIRPVNHLPMDGYRTRIAGEVAEVPTPKHDYLRPGGFSDRAYDFALTAAEEAFDAAGIDFDAVAPERWGVVVGTCNAGLLSGAHWFRQRMNNREPDPRLVLLVPPQAIAEAIAGAYGLRGPVLSVDTACAAGANAIGYGAELIRRGQADAVVTGGTDGLSDVLLAGFNSLESLSPEPAAPYSKDRQGLSLGEGSGMLVLVRDDIAERLGAPMLAEVAGYSLSADGYHATAPHPEGFGAARAIQGALRAAGVSTADVDYVNSHGTGTSKNDPAETRATKVGLGEEDARRVAVSSTKSMVGHLLGAAGAVEGIVTVRAIEEQLAPPTANFTEADPDCDLDYVPNVNRAMTIDVAVSNNFAFGGANCSVVFRAPGAAVAAHAVPPPDRVVVTGIGALTAAGTTLEALYEAAAGGRDLTVSEDGVPLGRVDVRPGDFLTPRERKRVDRLGVFSIIAARSALTDAGIEIEEGNRERVGVILGTGVGPMESMEDFSAPLFAEGPRAANPAIFPNTVYNAAAGQVAIKVGVVGPTTTVTAGHAAGSSSLVCAYDLAAADHADVLIALGADALTDTVIAAYRGLGVLGDGSGKGFPLAEAGVALVCERHGAAAARGHIPYGEILGYGIASDGLGIGRWDPEGNGMERAMRLALEQAGLEADRIEAVYASAAGLAEADEPEAGAIRRVFGDGAEVVEVKRRLGEPMGAGGSLCAALALEAFRRGDRVNPVVVNSSSLGGTHFAVVLGPAGG, encoded by the coding sequence ATGGCGACAGAGACTTCCCACCCGGTTCGGGTGATGGTCGCGGGCCTCGGGGCCGTCACGTCCCAGGGCGCGACGCAGGCGTCGTTCTGGGATGGGGTCAAGAACGGGCGGGTGGCGATCCGTCCCGTCAACCACCTGCCCATGGACGGCTACCGTACGCGGATCGCGGGCGAGGTCGCCGAGGTCCCCACGCCCAAGCACGACTACCTCAGGCCGGGTGGCTTCTCCGACCGTGCCTACGACTTCGCGCTCACCGCGGCCGAGGAGGCATTCGACGCCGCGGGCATCGACTTCGACGCCGTTGCCCCTGAGCGCTGGGGGGTGGTCGTCGGCACCTGCAACGCGGGGCTCCTGAGCGGCGCCCACTGGTTCCGCCAGCGCATGAACAACCGGGAACCCGACCCGAGGCTCGTGCTGCTCGTGCCGCCGCAAGCCATCGCCGAGGCGATCGCCGGGGCGTACGGGTTGCGGGGCCCCGTCCTGTCGGTGGACACCGCCTGCGCCGCCGGGGCGAACGCCATCGGCTACGGCGCCGAGCTCATCCGCCGCGGTCAGGCCGACGCCGTCGTGACCGGGGGCACCGACGGACTCTCAGACGTCCTCCTGGCCGGGTTCAACTCGCTCGAGTCGCTCTCGCCCGAGCCGGCCGCGCCGTACTCGAAGGACCGCCAGGGCCTGTCACTCGGTGAGGGCAGCGGCATGCTGGTGCTCGTCCGCGACGACATCGCCGAGCGGCTCGGCGCCCCCATGCTGGCTGAGGTCGCGGGCTACAGCCTGTCGGCGGACGGCTACCACGCGACGGCACCGCATCCGGAGGGCTTCGGGGCGGCACGGGCCATCCAGGGCGCGCTGCGCGCCGCGGGCGTCTCCACGGCCGACGTGGACTACGTGAACAGCCACGGCACCGGTACGTCGAAGAACGACCCTGCGGAGACCAGGGCGACCAAGGTGGGGCTCGGCGAGGAGGACGCCCGGCGGGTCGCGGTGAGCAGCACCAAGTCCATGGTCGGGCACCTCCTCGGCGCCGCGGGGGCGGTGGAGGGCATCGTGACGGTCCGGGCGATCGAGGAGCAGCTCGCCCCGCCGACCGCCAACTTCACCGAGGCGGACCCGGACTGCGACCTCGACTACGTGCCGAACGTGAACCGGGCCATGACCATCGACGTGGCGGTGTCGAACAACTTCGCCTTCGGCGGCGCCAACTGCTCCGTCGTGTTCAGAGCGCCCGGGGCCGCCGTTGCCGCCCACGCCGTCCCGCCGCCTGATCGGGTGGTGGTGACCGGGATCGGGGCCCTGACTGCGGCCGGGACGACGCTCGAGGCGCTGTACGAGGCGGCGGCCGGCGGCCGTGACCTCACCGTGTCCGAGGACGGCGTCCCACTCGGCCGGGTCGACGTGCGGCCGGGTGACTTCCTCACCCCCCGCGAGCGCAAGCGCGTCGATCGGCTCGGGGTCTTCTCGATCATCGCCGCCCGCTCGGCCCTCACCGACGCGGGCATCGAGATCGAGGAGGGCAACCGCGAGCGTGTCGGTGTGATCCTCGGCACCGGTGTCGGCCCGATGGAGTCGATGGAGGACTTCTCCGCTCCGCTGTTCGCCGAGGGGCCGCGAGCGGCCAACCCCGCGATCTTCCCCAACACCGTGTACAACGCCGCGGCGGGACAGGTCGCCATCAAGGTCGGGGTGGTGGGTCCGACGACCACCGTCACGGCCGGCCATGCGGCAGGCTCGTCCTCGCTTGTCTGTGCCTACGACCTCGCGGCCGCAGACCATGCGGACGTGCTGATCGCGCTCGGGGCAGATGCGCTGACCGACACGGTCATCGCCGCCTACCGGGGGCTCGGGGTGCTGGGCGACGGCAGCGGGAAGGGCTTCCCGCTGGCGGAGGCCGGCGTGGCGCTGGTGTGCGAGCGCCATGGCGCCGCGGCGGCCCGGGGACACATCCCCTACGGGGAGATCCTCGGCTACGGGATCGCCTCCGACGGTCTCGGCATCGGACGGTGGGACCCTGAGGGAAACGGCATGGAGCGGGCGATGCGCCTGGCGTTGGAGCAGGCCGGGCTGGAGGCCGACCGGATCGAGGCGGTGTACGCGAGCGCCGCCGGGTTGGCGGAGGCCGACGAGCCGGAGGCCGGCGCCATCCGGCGGGTGTTCGGCGACGGGGCCGAGGTCGTCGAGGTCAAGCGGCGGCTCGGGGAGCCGATGGGCGCCGGCGGCAGCCTGTGCGCGGCTCTGGCCCTGGAGGCGTTCCGGCGCGGGGACCGTGTGAATCCCGTCGTGGTCAACTCGAGCTCGCTCGGCGGCACGCACTTCGCGGTGGTGCTCGGCCCCGCCGGTGGATAG
- a CDS encoding NAD(P)/FAD-dependent oxidoreductase — protein sequence MTTTDPTADTYDVIVVGAGLGGLSAAALLAKAGQHVLVVERQDGPGGYAHTFRRDGRVFDPAIHVLVEGKEGRSVDLLLRHLEVRERCDLVRLPDLYRTAFPDFELTVPSGHDAIIDAHVSRFPHEADGIRALYDLHARFFQDATHLAMQVSLRNLDDMVRDFPTFFRYRNATVADVLDECLQDPRAKAVCSAMWPYLGLPPSRLSFFVFSQVTSVVVDGGSYYSRGSFQRVADALVEALARDGGELAVGTEVTSIVVEGGQARGVRLADGRQLRAPVVISNADARLTFEQLVGPEHLPARFVRRLQRFEPALSAYVLYAATDMDLAAAGAVHETFVYRHWDHDDTYRDILAGEPGGMWVNVPTIVDPSLAPPGEHLLILTALAPYELERPWDQEKDRFSESVMADLDRLYPGVCGHITFAESATPETLQRRTLNHRGAIYGWAVTPQQVGSKRLHHDTPIDGLYLSGHWTEEGPSSFRVLLSGVMTARMVAAHRGLAHDAVPTFRPTDLPDLVG from the coding sequence GTGACGACCACGGATCCCACCGCAGACACCTACGACGTCATCGTCGTGGGCGCGGGGCTCGGCGGGCTGTCGGCCGCCGCGCTCCTGGCCAAGGCCGGGCAGCACGTGCTCGTCGTCGAGCGCCAGGACGGGCCGGGTGGGTACGCGCATACGTTCCGCCGCGACGGGCGGGTCTTCGACCCGGCCATCCACGTCCTCGTGGAGGGCAAGGAGGGACGCAGCGTCGACCTGCTGCTGCGCCACCTCGAGGTGCGGGAGCGCTGCGACCTCGTCCGTCTTCCCGACCTCTACCGGACGGCCTTCCCGGACTTCGAGCTGACGGTCCCCTCCGGTCACGACGCGATCATCGACGCGCACGTCAGCCGCTTCCCCCACGAGGCGGATGGGATCCGGGCGCTCTACGATCTGCACGCCCGCTTCTTCCAGGACGCCACGCACCTGGCCATGCAGGTCTCCCTGCGCAATCTCGACGACATGGTCCGGGACTTCCCGACGTTCTTCCGTTACCGCAACGCCACCGTCGCCGACGTCCTCGACGAGTGCCTGCAGGATCCCCGCGCCAAGGCGGTGTGCTCGGCGATGTGGCCGTACCTGGGGCTGCCGCCGTCACGCCTGTCGTTCTTCGTCTTCTCCCAGGTCACCAGCGTGGTGGTCGACGGGGGCTCCTACTACAGCCGCGGTAGCTTCCAGCGCGTGGCGGACGCGCTCGTCGAGGCACTCGCCCGCGACGGCGGGGAGCTCGCCGTCGGCACCGAGGTGACCAGCATCGTCGTGGAGGGGGGCCAGGCGCGCGGTGTGCGGCTGGCTGACGGCCGGCAGCTGCGTGCCCCCGTCGTCATCTCCAACGCCGACGCACGGCTCACGTTCGAGCAGCTGGTCGGTCCCGAGCACCTGCCGGCGCGGTTCGTCAGGCGTCTCCAGCGCTTCGAGCCCGCCCTGTCGGCCTACGTGCTCTACGCCGCCACCGACATGGACCTGGCCGCCGCCGGCGCGGTGCACGAGACCTTCGTCTACCGCCACTGGGACCACGACGACACCTACCGCGACATCCTTGCCGGCGAGCCGGGTGGGATGTGGGTGAACGTCCCCACGATCGTGGACCCCTCCCTGGCGCCGCCCGGCGAGCACCTGCTCATCCTCACCGCCCTCGCCCCCTACGAGCTCGAGCGTCCCTGGGACCAGGAGAAGGATCGCTTCAGCGAGTCGGTGATGGCCGATCTCGACCGTCTCTACCCGGGGGTCTGCGGGCACATCACCTTCGCCGAGTCCGCGACGCCGGAGACGCTCCAGCGGCGCACCCTGAACCACCGCGGCGCAATCTACGGCTGGGCGGTGACGCCCCAGCAGGTGGGCAGCAAGCGCCTCCACCACGACACCCCCATCGACGGGCTCTACCTGTCGGGGCACTGGACCGAGGAGGGTCCGAGCTCCTTCCGCGTCCTGCTGTCGGGGGTCATGACAGCCCGGATGGTGGCGGCACACCGGGGGCTTGCCCACGACGCGGTCCCGACCTTCCGTCCCACCGACCTCCCCGACCTGGTCGGGTAG
- a CDS encoding ester cyclase: protein MTTADEHKQIVLRYIEEVWNKNDPSRFDEFVAPDAVFHDLVREGSFPPGRAAAQENMRRFQKAFGPDMTMEIHDVIAEGDRVVFRFTSDAVHRGEFQGFPPTYRSGTVNGLVVVRMEDGRIAEGWAELDQMGVARQLGLMPGRMPRPLARAMVAGIRLRDRLARRRSSGDRPEATR from the coding sequence GTGACCACCGCCGACGAGCACAAGCAGATCGTCCTGCGCTACATCGAGGAGGTCTGGAACAAGAACGACCCCTCGAGGTTCGACGAGTTCGTCGCCCCCGACGCGGTCTTCCACGACCTCGTCCGGGAGGGCAGCTTCCCGCCCGGCAGGGCCGCCGCGCAGGAGAACATGCGCCGGTTCCAGAAGGCATTCGGGCCGGACATGACGATGGAGATCCACGACGTCATCGCGGAGGGCGACCGGGTCGTGTTCCGCTTCACGTCCGACGCCGTGCACCGCGGTGAGTTCCAGGGATTCCCCCCGACCTACCGTTCGGGGACGGTGAACGGCCTCGTCGTCGTGCGCATGGAGGACGGGCGCATCGCCGAGGGCTGGGCGGAGCTCGACCAGATGGGCGTGGCGCGCCAGCTCGGTCTCATGCCCGGGCGGATGCCCCGTCCGCTGGCCCGGGCCATGGTGGCCGGTATCCGCCTCCGCGACCGGCTGGCCCGGCGCCGCTCGTCGGGGGACCGACCCGAGGCGACCCGGTAG
- a CDS encoding nitroreductase/quinone reductase family protein produces MPSAADRVRNVFPSLILRSPLHPIMSGRYAIIEFTGRKSGRRYATPIAYVRDGDRVLLSTDSPWWRNVAGGAPVRLRLRGRTVAGTATAITDPEEAAAIIRRLLDAIPSYAKPAHLAREGGRVSDAEVARGVAAGRVGIEVVLEGSR; encoded by the coding sequence ATGCCCAGCGCAGCGGACCGTGTCAGGAACGTCTTTCCCTCGCTCATCCTGCGCTCGCCCCTGCACCCGATCATGAGCGGTCGCTATGCGATCATCGAGTTCACCGGCCGCAAGAGCGGTCGCCGCTACGCCACGCCGATCGCCTACGTCCGCGACGGCGACCGTGTCCTGCTGTCGACCGACTCGCCGTGGTGGCGCAACGTGGCCGGGGGTGCCCCGGTGCGCCTGCGCTTGCGGGGTCGCACCGTCGCGGGCACGGCGACGGCGATCACCGACCCCGAGGAGGCCGCGGCCATCATCCGCCGACTGCTCGACGCGATCCCCTCCTATGCCAAACCGGCGCATCTGGCCCGGGAGGGCGGGCGGGTGAGCGACGCGGAGGTCGCGCGCGGCGTGGCCGCGGGCCGGGTCGGCATCGAGGTCGTCCTCGAGGGGTCGCGGTGA
- a CDS encoding anthrone oxygenase family protein has product MLVEIALVATIVLVGVVAGNEIGTLVVIHPALDRVPYASGRPAAQAVVARFGRVMPVLMPITIAVTFVTALVLDGTPSVLLLLAGAALVAMLIVTFAGLMPLNTSQLGADETTPADEWYGWRARWLRLHAVRVVCDLAALVLVAVAAVVR; this is encoded by the coding sequence ATGCTCGTCGAGATCGCACTGGTGGCGACGATCGTGCTCGTCGGGGTGGTGGCCGGCAACGAGATCGGGACGCTCGTGGTCATCCACCCCGCCCTGGACCGGGTTCCCTACGCGTCCGGGCGGCCCGCCGCCCAAGCGGTCGTCGCGCGCTTCGGGCGGGTCATGCCCGTGCTGATGCCGATCACGATCGCCGTGACGTTCGTCACGGCGTTGGTCCTCGACGGCACCCCATCCGTGCTGCTGCTCCTCGCCGGCGCGGCGCTGGTCGCGATGCTCATCGTGACCTTCGCCGGTCTCATGCCGCTCAACACCAGCCAGCTCGGGGCTGATGAGACCACGCCGGCGGACGAGTGGTACGGCTGGCGTGCACGGTGGCTGCGGCTGCACGCCGTGCGGGTCGTCTGCGACCTGGCCGCGCTCGTCCTGGTCGCGGTGGCCGCCGTCGTCCGCTGA